A genome region from Camelina sativa cultivar DH55 chromosome 10, Cs, whole genome shotgun sequence includes the following:
- the LOC104720477 gene encoding uncharacterized protein LOC104720477: MTVFKEEMGERIKALEKERKEPKDADVRNNATSHTINDDERTSKTPSWIVDMKHTSQDEFPVQRVVRKESVKVEKKETSKKKKITGLASDDVENITTQVQKAKLKIASSSEDTWSNKEDQLTREYPEESAMNKKWWIDVDNLYACLFVNGNHWVALDIDLRGKKIHIYDSIPTLVNDEQMAIACLPLXACLPLRRMIPAILSDMIPETNRKKSRAMLELRRVKKNVPRNENPGDCGVYALKYIECLALRKTFDGFCDENMLALRIKLAAELYDEVR, encoded by the exons atgacggtGTTCAAAGAGGAGATGGGTGAGAGGATTAAAGcattggagaaagaaagaaaagagccaAAAGACGCTGATGTACGGAATAATGCCACTTCACACACCATTAACGATGATGAGAGAACAAGTAAAACACCT TCATGGATTGTTGATATGAAGCACACATCACAAGATGAATTTCCAGTTCAAAGGGTGGTGAGGAAGGAATCTGTGAAGGTTGAGAAGAAGGAAActtccaagaaaaagaagattactGGTCTTGCTTCTGATGATGTTGAGAATATTACTACCCAAGTTCAGAAAGCTAAATTGAAAATAGCTTCCAGTTCTGAAGATACATGGTCCAACAAGGAGGATCAGTTG ACGCGTGAATATCCTGAGGAGTCAGCTATGAACAAGAAGTGGTGGATTGATGTGGATAACTTATACGCTTGTCTTTTTGTCAATGGGAACCATTGGGTGGCTTTGGATATTGACTTGCGGGGTAAGAAGATTCACATCTATGATAGCATACCAACCTTGGTGAATGACGAACAAATGGCCATTGCATGTTTGCCTTTANCTGCATGTTTGCCTTTAAGACGAATGATTCCAGCGATATTAAGTGACATGATTCCTGAGACAAACCGTAAGAAGAGCAGAGCAATGTTGGAATTGAGAAGGGTGAAGAAAAATGTTCCTCGGAATGAAAATCCAGGTGATTGTGGTGTGTATGCTCTTAAGTACATTGAATGTTTAGCTCTTCGGAAAACATTTGATGGGTTTTGCGATGAGAACATGTTGGCTCTTCGGATTAAGCTTGCAGCGGAATTATACGACGAAGTCAGATAA
- the LOC109126870 gene encoding uncharacterized protein LOC109126870, which translates to MKIPTTLDGPMWSELVKVIDSSKTWHLDKRMMVGRLCLLSVCVHGIHHTSRIPLATAKRVLDPVAFEKHPWGRFAFSSLVNSVKMVDYDRDSYTIHGCVHALLIWLYESVTGIGESYGVRRIETTGVPLLDWRSSRKRINFTNFIQNEKKLHGQVRVRHMFHVSEENMYPLWSDADEHTYLHLDELLKDLIHNRLSLDAWSCVKTVGISSKKKKRSVEADKVNDN; encoded by the exons atgaaaataccaACAACCCTTGATGGTCCTATGTGGAGTGAGTTGGTAAAGGTTATTGATTCTAGCAAAACATGGCATCTTGATAAGAGGATGATGGTTGGTAGGTTATGTTTGTTGTCAGTATGCGTACATGGAATTCATCATACATCTAGAATCCCGTTGGCAACCGCTAAGAGAGTTTTAGATCCAGTTGCTTTTGAAAAACATCCATGGGGTCGGTTTGCTTTTAGTAGTCTAGTGAATTCTGTGAAGATGGTTGACTATGACAGAGATTCATACACCATACACGGGTGTGTTCATGCTTTGTTAATTTGGTTGTATGAGAGTGTTACTGGAATAGGAGAAAGTTATGGGGTTAGAAGGATAGAAACCACTGGTGTTCCACTTCTTGATTGGCGATCATCTCGAAAAcgtatcaacttcacaaacttCATCCAAAACGAGAAGAAGTTGCATGGACAG GTTCGTGTTAGGCATATGTTTCATGTTTCAGAGGAAAACATGTATCCTCTATGGTCTGACGCAGATGAGCATACATATCTACACCTAGACGAGCTACTTAAAGATCTCATTCATAACCGTTTGTCTCTAGATGCTTGGAGTTGTGTCAAAACAGTTGGTATAagttcaaaaaagaagaaaagaagtgttGAAGCTGATAAGGTGAATGACAAC
- the LOC104719265 gene encoding uncharacterized protein At3g43530-like produces MCKIKFKPSTMKGYPLSDVYDKLDTTKDIQSILTPTDDKEILLQRIMDDQCGLNDFDDVIADGWKNPLVHEGRTICFEELYNQDIASRANEANMVTETVNMAPRKVRQGKKDKGKGKVAPKNVSIDGLAELVYGLKTVVENGFQSIKEKHEEQDKRLKIMEASIQSFRLSAEENELRGKEVKTSHDGSGTARSDEDGGDKENENEKMEKDCVVYGGDKENEVGEKEEMEKDSVVDGGDKENEVGEKEEMEKEVAEDEEIQGGEKVMEIEKEVTQDDEMEMEIGKDDKMEMEIGKDDEMETEIVEDDEASNKEMLKMKSGKEEEKPSKGGGKKTKKNAKKVVYQSPIGTRGKEKENEEMEKDSVVDGGDKENDEASNKEMLKRKSGKEEE; encoded by the exons ATGTGCAAGATAAAGTTTAAACCTAGTACCATGAAAGGTTATCCTTTGTCGGATGTGTATGACAAACTCGATACAACTAAG GATATTCAGAGTATATTAACTCCAACGGATGATAAGGAAATATTATTGCAAAGAATCATGGATGATCAGTGTGGAttgaatgattttgatgatgtaATTGCTGATGGTTGGAAGAATCCTTTAGTTCATGAGGGGAGGACTATATGTTTTGAAGAGCTTTATAATCAAGATATAGCCAGTCGAGCAAATGAGGCTAATATGGTTACAGAAACTGTGAATATGGCTCCAAGAAAGGTTCGTCAAGGAAAAAAAGACAAGGGGAAGGGGAAAGTGGCTCCAAAGAATGTAAGTATTGATGGATTGGCTGAGCTTGTGTACGGGTTAAAGACAGTGGTGGAGAATGGATTTCAGAGTATCAAAGAGAAGCATGAAGAACAAgataaaagactcaaaattaTGGAAGCATCAATCCAATCATTCCGGCTAAGTGCTGAGGAGAATGAGCTAAGAGGCAAAGAGGTGAAGACAAGTCATGATGGGAGTGGTACGGCTAGGAGTGATGAGGATGGTGGGGATAAGGAGAACGAGAATGAGAAGATGGAAAAAGATTGTGTTGTGTATGGTGGTGATAAGGAGAATGAGGTTGGAGAAAAGGAGGAGATGGAAAAAGATAGTGTTGTGGATGGTGGTGATAAGGAGAATGAGGTTGGAGAAAAGGAGGAGATGGAAAAAGAGGTGGCTGAAGATGAGGAGATTCAGGGTGGAGAAAAGGTGATGGAGATTGAGAAAGAGGTGACTCAAGATGatgagatggagatggagattggaAAAGATGAtaagatggagatggagattggaAAAGATGATGAGATGGAGACGGAGATTGTAGAAGATGATGAGGCAAGTAACAAAGAGATGCTTAAGATGAAAAGtggaaaagaagaggaaaaaccAAGTAAAGGAGGCGgtaaaaagacaaagaagaatgCAAAGAAGGTTGTGTATCAAAGTCCTATTGGGACGAGggggaaggagaaggagaatgaGGAGATGGAAAAAGATAGTGTTGTGGATGGTGGTGATAAAGAGAATGATGAGGCAAGTAACAAAGAGATGCTTAAGAGGAAAAGTGGAAAAGAAGAGGAATAA
- the LOC104720475 gene encoding non-specific lipid-transfer protein 2-like → MKFITILFMAFALSSLVLTKTTIVGEEVKAACVVADVQICKSAVTTETPRSKECCAKLNEQQSCLCDYLKDPSVSKYITAAKRVLAACDIPFLSC, encoded by the coding sequence ATGAAGTTCATTACAATATTATTCATGGCCTTCGCTCTATCGTCTCTTGTTCTAACCAAAACAACAATAGTAGGGGAAGAAGTGAAAGCGGCATGTGTTGTGGCAGATGTTCAAATATGCAAGTCGGCAGTAACAACTGAAACCCCACGTTCAAAAGAATGTTGCGCAAAACTGAATGAACAACAATCGTGTTTATGTGATTACTTGAAAGATCCATCGGTTAGTAAATATATTACAGCTGCTAAAAGAGTTTTAGCGGCTTGTGATATACCTTTTCTTAGTTGTTGA